A genomic window from Cloacibacillus evryensis DSM 19522 includes:
- a CDS encoding PulJ/GspJ family protein: protein MSRRRSGFTLIEVMIAVMVLALSTTAAIRLVIMAQNTLSAVKDKEGLINAAQAVEAGISTEELSDVGTSGDFKWETKDKETEMFGEGFGRLDFDKAASGDGAEPVRVKWREITVADKKDKKITLYIPSKEDSEENVAEGLSADKSEKSENTGQSGKK from the coding sequence ATGTCACGGCGGCGGAGCGGTTTCACCCTCATAGAGGTGATGATCGCCGTCATGGTGCTCGCACTCTCCACAACGGCGGCGATAAGGCTTGTGATAATGGCGCAGAACACGCTCTCCGCCGTCAAGGACAAGGAGGGCCTCATAAACGCCGCGCAGGCGGTGGAGGCCGGGATATCTACGGAGGAGCTCTCCGATGTCGGTACCAGCGGTGACTTTAAGTGGGAGACGAAGGACAAGGAGACAGAGATGTTCGGCGAGGGGTTCGGACGTCTTGATTTTGACAAAGCTGCCTCCGGCGACGGCGCCGAGCCCGTGCGCGTAAAATGGCGCGAGATCACCGTCGCCGATAAAAAAGATAAAAAGATAACGCTCTACATCCCGTCGAAGGAGGATTCCGAGGAAAACGTTGCGGAGGGGCTGTCGGCCGATAAAAGTGAAAAAAGCGAAAACACTGGACAGAGTGGGAAAAAATGA
- the gspC gene encoding type II secretion system protein GspC yields MNFISSVKDKMADRLKYDGSYEQIIKFYVYLRSPFAGGGRDKGAGSARMLAPALLLCGLFAALCLCWMVKGVLLSLRLDADIAAASGVSGRAPSFANAGGSGGLGDFTAANPFGADLPVKEENGASARAAALDSLSLQGTLPNIGAWIDGPDGTQLYLKGQNVSGYTLEKIKYGEVVLSDGKEEHSLYLFLSGGTAAKSAAPSSASSSAQQPSGPKLDFSGIEPAKEGQEGAVPRELVDALLMNPYDELGKLRMTPAEDGSGMKLERIAPDSVFARVGVSQGDVIQAINGVAISNMADAANAVNSLMAGTRFDVTVQRGGKPLALKYQVK; encoded by the coding sequence ATGAATTTTATCTCCTCCGTAAAAGATAAGATGGCGGACCGCCTCAAGTATGACGGCTCCTACGAACAGATAATAAAATTTTACGTTTACCTCCGCTCGCCCTTTGCCGGCGGAGGAAGGGACAAAGGGGCCGGCAGCGCGCGTATGCTGGCGCCGGCGCTTTTGCTCTGCGGCCTCTTCGCCGCTCTATGTCTCTGCTGGATGGTCAAAGGCGTCCTGCTTTCTCTGCGCCTTGACGCCGACATCGCCGCCGCCTCCGGGGTGAGCGGACGGGCGCCGTCGTTTGCCAACGCCGGCGGAAGCGGCGGGCTGGGCGACTTTACCGCCGCGAATCCCTTCGGGGCAGATCTTCCCGTGAAAGAGGAGAACGGCGCGTCCGCGCGCGCGGCGGCGCTCGATTCCCTGTCGCTCCAGGGGACGCTGCCCAATATAGGCGCCTGGATAGACGGCCCCGACGGGACGCAGCTCTATCTGAAAGGGCAAAACGTGAGCGGATACACGCTGGAAAAGATAAAGTACGGCGAGGTGGTCCTCTCCGACGGGAAAGAGGAGCACTCGCTCTATTTATTCCTCTCGGGAGGAACGGCGGCAAAGTCCGCCGCTCCCTCGTCCGCATCGTCTTCCGCTCAGCAGCCATCCGGGCCGAAGCTTGACTTCTCCGGCATCGAACCGGCAAAAGAGGGGCAGGAGGGGGCCGTGCCGCGCGAGCTCGTTGACGCGCTGCTGATGAACCCCTACGACGAACTGGGCAAGCTGCGCATGACTCCGGCGGAAGACGGTTCCGGCATGAAGCTTGAACGCATCGCGCCCGACAGTGTCTTCGCGCGTGTCGGCGTCTCACAGGGAGACGTCATACAGGCGATAAACGGCGTTGCCATATCCAATATGGCTGACGCCGCCAACGCCGTGAACTCGCTGATGGCGGGGACGCGCTTCGACGTTACGGTCCAGCGCGGAGGAAAGCCGCTCGCCCTCAAGTATCAGGTGAAATGA